The stretch of DNA AGCTCACCaggtcatcttttttttctacctaGGAATGCAACGTGAAACTATTTTGAACAGCCTGGCAACAGCTACCTTTGGACAACACTATTACTGTAATCTACACAAGCCTTTCAGATAACTTCATACCAAGGAACTATTTTCAGgaactattttcattttaagcataAAATACTGTCGTTCAAGtttaggattaaaaaaacattgaatggcaaaataaaactaaagttCCTGTAGgttttctaaatttcttttgatttctcctgacacaatttcttttttttcaacaatGTGAAGGCAGCAAAGTTTAGGCCTTGGAAAGGATTGTCCTTTCTTGTCAGAGTTTAGGATACGAGAACATACCCACAGTGGGTGCAGTTGAAGTGATCTGGATGGTAGGAATCATTCCTAAACATCAGAGGCTGCTCATCGATTATCAAGTGGCACTTCTGACAGATGTACTTGCCCAGTCCCTTAGCTTTTTCACGGTTATGGCATGGCCTGCACAGATGCCTGGTTGaacaaagtaaagaaaagaaaatattaagaaattcTTTCTCCTAAAACAATGTATAGTGCATGATGTAGGATGTACTCTACGTTAGAGAATAAGTGTCTTCTGAGGTCAGACTAAACATAATTTAGTTTAGCGTCTTGTCTTTCACACCAGTTGCACAGAAAAGGATACGTGGATAGAGTAGTCACAGAGTTCTATTTCCCTAGAACACTCCTCCAATATTCCCTGATCTACATCCCATCAAGGATATCAGTCTTATTCTTCCAGGCATCCTTTCCAGTTCTTCTAGATCCTTTTTGAGAGGTGGGCAAGGAAAGGTGGCAACACCCTCTCTCTATTACTAACTATGGGATCCAGCCATGCTAACGGCATTACAGCACTGGGAAGGAGTCaagaaaagagaataaagaaTATTAAACCAGAGCACATTGCTTGAATGTTTTTACCACGACTGGATTCCTTGGTCTTCAGTAGTTGGGACGAACAAGAGACCACTGAATACTAGCTCTTCTGCCTACAAATTCCTTCTAGTTCtaagttaaagaaaataaagaactacGCAATTTTATGTGGTAAATGTTACTGTTTCCTGTCACATGTTCTAGAAGATATTATAAGTACAGTTCTGAGCAGGTAGGTAAGCCAAATTTCTGGTAGAAAAGCCTGAGCAAAGGCATAAAAAAACCTCTGTAAAGGCTGACAGAATCCAACAGTTCTATCCCAGTATTTCTCCGAGGAGAAGCTGTTCGGTTTACTTGCCTATTACCTACCCCTCTAGCTGCaatgctgcaggctggggagaaTTTATGGTAACATGAAAATGGCAGGGGAATGACTTCTGGGGGTTTCTTTGTCACAAAACAGACAAGCCTGCTTAATTCCTTTCACTGTATCGCTATGTGAAACACTCACTCAGATTTACAGGTCATTCTCAAAAGACATCAGACAAAAGGAGAAGTTCAAATCTACAAAAAGAGTAGATTTATGGCTGAAGTAGTGGGTTCTTTGCAGAGCCCCTTCCAAAATTCTGCTGTGATGAATCACTTACCCTTAGATCTGTGAAATGAGGGTAAGAATACAACACAGATGTTGTTGTGAGACCTCAAACATTTATGACCCTCAGCTGGCAGGCGCCTGTCTAAGTGCTAAGTATCATTATTATTCTCTCCAAATCTGAGTCCTCCTGTCAGCAAGTGTCTCTCTCCAGGGCTGGAACTACTGTCTGCCCAGACGGAGTCCAGAAAAAGCAGACAGCACCCCATTATAAAGAAACATGCAGCTGTGCTCATCTCAGCATAAAGGCATCAATTTTATTCGGCACTGTCAAATGCAGAGTAATTATACGGGGCAGGACATAGGGACCCTGAAGCAAGTGTCCTGAAAGAGACCCCTCTCATTCAGCTGAATAAGATGCCTTCAGCCATTTGCACTGATAAACCATTATCAGCCCCTCCCCGCTCACAAACCCTCGCTGCCATCCCATAGACCCTCCTCTATTGCAAGCAAAGGGAAGTGTTGGACAGGCTAAGCTGTTACCATAGCAGCCgcccctctccctctccccctccccactctCACCATTATGGAATTATCCCATTCTGAAATGTCCTGTTGTGTCTATTAATACCAGACTTCCCCTAAACAATGCTTCTCTCCACCCTCCTAAAATAATCAGGGGACTCCAAGAAGTCTGTGTTCAGGGCTGGGAGTTCAGTAGCAGCCTTTAGTAAGCACCATGAACACTGGAATATTCATAAGGTATATTCATATCtataacagcagcagcaaccccAGTGCCAAGAGCTCAGCTGGGATGAAGACTGCTCCTCAGTGCTGGGGTGTCCTCTCTGTTGTGTGACTGAGCTGATAATGCGCTATCAGAGCTAGAAGAGCACTATATAGAGGGGCTCCCCTTAGCAACTCTGCAACCGTGCTCTTTTTGGATCATCTTCTTGTTTTCACCGTTGCTGCTTCTATTTGGTTTGCTCTCATCAGAAGGAGTTCCTTGAGATTTTCCCCGAAAGGACCCTACACTCCACCCACAGGACTGCACTGTAAAGAGGTAAGAGACAAAATTCTGTTAGCAGAACAATGAAGGAGCTTTCCTCACAGCATTAGTTTTAGATGGTGTCAGTGAGGTAGAAAGACGCACACACAGAGAGATGTGGATGAATATAATGGAAATGTTTGCAACTAAGAACAGGCAGCATTTTTTGAACttcaagaaataatttccttacTCTTCTTTACATCGCTCCTCCAAAGCATAGAAGTTTTCAAACTTCTGCACCTGATGTACATCCATTTGTGCCAGGAAAGCCGACAGTTGTATGGTATGTCCATTGCTCTCTGACACTGCTTTGATGTTTACAAATATTCCAGCTGAAGGGTGGGAAGCTCAGCAGGGAGTAATTTTTAGGAGAATAATTTCAGTCAGAAGTGGACTATTTCTCATGAATAGTACTTTCAGTGAAAGATAGGAGACACTCCCATTTGACAGGACACTACAACCACAATCATACAACCCCACAAACTAGCATAATCCCAAACCAGAATGAGAGCAAGAACAGTAATTTATGACATCCACTATAAACCCTAAAATACAGTTCAGATTTATCTGCAGCGGGCTTCAAACTAGCCAGGTAACTAACTTAAGATTaactaaatatttcttctgcttattGTTTCATTAATGACAGatacagcagctgctgaaagatTAATCAGTAATTATGTCTATTGTGGATTGTTGTCTTGTTtctcagcagaagagaaacagagcaTAAAATATGGTCAGTGTGCATGCATTTCAAATGAGCAGCGACATCCTCATTacagctcagccctgggagGCCTGGGATAATAGTTGGTTCCAAATAGTGCTCTGTTTAGCAATACGTAAATCACTAAATACCCACACAACACCAAGAGTGCAATCCAAGTGGAAAACATTGGACAATGAACCAGGCTCCTAAAGGAGTTTTCTGCCTGCAGAGTCAAAGCCTCTTGCACCATACAGCTTAGCACAATCTACACATTCTAGGTAAATTGTGAAAGTTTCTAGTTATTCATACAGACAAGTACAACAAGCTTTCAAGGACTTTGGGTGCTTTTTTGTAAGcataacaaaccaaaaagaaagaaaaaactaaaaatcaaacacatttattttaaactgataGGATAAACCCAGCCAAAATAGAAGTAGAACTGTAAATAACAGCAAAACACTTTCCACACTGTCTACAGAACACACTATCAAAGAACTATTACTTTTGTAAAGTTGTCGCATTTTGTTGAAAACAGAtcaattctaaaaaaaaaccccaacaattaATTATAGTGACATGTCAGCTCTTTTCCTAACCTACCCAAGTACTACATCACAATTTTACATGAATCAACagaactgtaaaaacaaacaaacaaacaaaaaccaacttGATTAAAATTCCCTTCTAATTTAAAACCTAACAAAATTAGGGAGAGGCCCACTTCCCTTTTCTATGATTTCTGACCAGGCAATGAAAAATACCTCCCTTCACCTTGCTTTTGTAAAAAGTACATTAGGTAGtagcagctctcctgtgaagGCACTCATTTGAAaagactgaattaattttatcatTAGTTCCAAGCCTCTCCCTTCCTGACACTGACATACTGGGCTTCTAGATAGCTCTGACATTCTCCTTTCCACTCCACCCCACAGTGTTCTGCAATGAAAGCATGCCCATCTAGAAATCAAGAGCAGACTCAACGCCGTCATCAGTGAGGACAATACTCTGGACTTGTAAGTCTTGGCCGTTCCAAGTCTGGTACTGACACTCAATCTGAATCCCAAAGATCCTCCTTAGGAAATCAGCTCAAATAGAATTGGTTCAATGTATCATGCTGCTAAACCCCTAATATTTAGCTTGTAAACAGGGAAAAAGTGCTTACTGCTTTGCCTCCTGAACGGCTATAAATCATTAAGACAACAGACATCCCTTGCCTGTTCCATCAGACAGCCCTTGCTTCTGCCTTTTCAGCTGGTCCAAGCAGCCTTTACTGCTTTCTCAGTGGTGTCACAACCACGTACTGCTTAGCCATCAGACCACCCCATCACTGACATGTGAATATAAAGATCACCTGTTCATATTTTTTGCAGatgaaaagcatatttaaacataaaaaggCTAAATAGCCAGAACATTAGGTGACAGGTACCACTGTAAATTAACAGCCAGTAAAAAGGCATGGTCTCATTGTATTTCTCCTTTGGTATGCAATAGAAAAACACATATTTAAACTACTTCCATCCAGGGAGGACAAGTATTTGAGCATTCAACATTACTGTCACATATAAACTTCAGCATCTTGTGTTCAAAAATACTTGCAGGTTTTACTTTGTAAGGGACAAACAAACACTAGAAACAAAAATTGCTAGTTCCTCTGCAAACCCAGGAAATTCACACTGAAAACTGCAACGaggaattttccttttgtacatGAAAGCAAGATTTCGCATGTATTTGTATAGATAAAATGTCCCTTGGGAAAAAAGGGCTGTACAGTCTTCCTTACACATGCACTTCTAGTAATCTCAAGGTAGTAACTGTTGCCATCTCTTGGACCACGAAGAAGCATGCAGCCCGCTGTAGGCAATGAGTACCCATACACTCAAAcctagattcttttttttttgccataaaCATGCAGGGTATCTAGGCAATGCATGGAGTAAGACGGCCCCTCTGTGGCCATATGaagaaatttcagtttctgaatttCACTGCGTTTCCCTTCTGTTGACTTTTCTCTCTTCATCTGTGAACTAGACAGAGGTGGTCCAGCACACTAATCTCTAGCTACTATAGTTTTCTGTCCACCTGAAAGTGATAGCAGTCAAACAAAAGATGGTAATTACCTTGgatttttgtttacattttccgATATATTGGTCTGCTCTTCATCCCATTTCAGTTGCTTGATTAGCCACCAATATTTTTAGACATCTGAATAATCAGTTCTGCTGGGACGCTGGATGCATTGCGTAATGCATTGGATCAACTGTCTAATGATGTAAGATTTCAGCATAGCTTCCGCCCAAGACCAAAAATTTTGTCAAACAACATCAGCAACGatgttaaaattttaatctCAGTAGAGGAAAATGGAGGGTATTGAATGTTACGGAGAAATGGTCCGTCAGTACAAAATGTGATGATGAGCACAATGGAGAGGAATCCAAGAAACAGAGACAATGCTGGAAACTCGGCCTGCCTGTATATCCCTACCACCTACACCCACAGATGAGGAATGTGTAAAAAAACACGGGTAGGTGCCCAGAAAATCTTACCATTTTTTGTTGGTGCTGCTCAGGACCCTGCAGGCAACAGACTGGCAAAGCTAGGCTCAGTTTTACTAAGCTGCTACTTGGAAAAGGCCCTGGATAAGTTACAGCGGAGTTCAGGCTTttgagggaggaagagagagaagaaagctgCAGGGAAGCATGACACTTTGACAAGTAATCAGCAGCACGGGCATTACTAATAATCTTTTCTGAGTCAATTCAGTACTTTCTGCAGTTCAAATGAGATGTTGCTACCCATCTGAATAGTTTCCTCCTATATTGGAACTAGATGCTTAAATAAGGGACTTTAGACTGAAATAATCCTCAAAGATTTTTCAGGATCCCTGCgggttttttaataacagcaaTACAAGACCTGTCCTCCACCTCTACTAGGAACAAGACAGATATTCTAAGGTAGGCCACCTTACAACAGATACTTGTGCTCAGAAAAGCTGACTTGTTCTTCAGTCCTGAATCAGGCTTTCAAATTAAacataacaaatattttctagcTAGACATACAGAACCCATTTCCACTCTTCCATTATCCAGACACATAAGCATTTCACTACTCTGTTATTCAAATGAGCTCAGCATAGGTTGAAGACAAGCTCATAATCAGCTAGCTAGCTCGTTACAGTGGTTCCTTCAGCAGAAATTAATGGTCTGGAAAACCCAGACGAGCAGAAGGTATTCAGAATTTTAATACAAGGGTTTAAACTCAGATCTACCTGTCATATTAAACACCAATATAGCAAGCAGTAGACATCACTGATTTCCATGTGTGGTCTTTTGGGTGGGTCGTTTGGGTTTGagttttgggtttctttcttcACAAAATCAGGCTCTGTTGTAATAGACTGTCTCAATTCtttcaggtttggggttttttttcttcaaaactgtgGTGAAAAATGAATGGCCCAGCAGATCCCTCAAGCCTACTCTTCAATTGCTCAAATCAATCAAATTTCTCTTTGGAAACATCAGAGCAATGTGGCAAAGAGACACACCTCGAGAACATCCTTTTTGCCACTTTCTACTTCCTGGACTTCATCCTGGCTTTTGTTGGCAATGCCCTGGCTCTTTGGCTCTTCCTGCGGGACCAAAAGTCAGGCACACCTGCCAACATTTTCCTGATGCACCTCGCTGTGGCTGACCTGTCCTTTGTGTTGGTACTTCCCACCCGGCTGGTGTACCATTTTTCTGGCAATCACTGGCCATTCGGTGAGATCCCATGCAGACTCACTGGCTTCCTTTTTTACCTCAACATGTACGCCAGTATCTACTTCCTCATGTGTATCAGCGTTGACCGTTTCCTAGCCATTGTGCACCCTGTGAAATCCATCAAGCTCCGCAGGTCGCTTTATGCCCATTTGGCATGTGCCTTTCTATGGGTTGTAGTTGGGGTTGCAATGGCACCTCTGCTGCTCAGTGTGCAGACAGTTGAGATGAAAAACACAACCATCTGCCTGCAGCTCTACAGGGAAAAGGCATCACGTCATGCCCTTGTGTCCTTAGCAGTGGCATTCACCTTCCCATTTGTTACTACAGTGACTTGCTACTTATTAATCATCCAAAGCCTGAAGAGCGGGAACAGAGTTGAGAAACACCTGAAGGAAAAAGCTATCAAAATGATCATCATGGTCCTGATGATCTTTCTGATTTGCTTTGTACCTTATCACGTCAATCGCTACATTTACATTCTCCATTACAATGGGACCAAAACTTCCTGTGAAACACAGCGTATTCTAGCCCTCAGCAACCGCATCACTTCCTGCCTCACGAGCCTGAATGGTGCCCTGGACCCagtcatgtatttttttgtagcTGAGAAATTCCGTGAGGCTTTGTGCAATCTCTTTTGTGTTAAAAAGACTGTAATGTTGCCTCAAACATATGAGGGTAAGACAAATGAAAGCTCACTAAGTGCTAAATCAGAACTGTGAATGTGACTTTTGTCACTGCTTTGACTTAAGAACACTCTGTTCCACCAAAATAAGGTAAGGGTGCAAATATACGGTGAGATAGTCCACCGAGAGTCAAACTCATCCTGAGGAGAGAAGATCTGTTGTTTTAATGGGACTGCAATTAGCAAGAACTCCTCTAACAACAGAGATCACATGTTCTTGTCTTACTGTAACTGCAAACAAAAGTAGTTCTACTGATTTCCAAGATGTGAAACTGAGGACTGAACACTTGGGAATAAGGAAGAGAGCAAAGATGCTATTAAATGgatgttttaggaaaaaaaaaaaaaaaaaaaaaagcaaaaaaaagaaattaattctcaAAGTCAGATTCTTCCTCTGCACAATGCATACAGCctactttaaaattttacattGCTCCAGCAGTAGAGACCCACTCCCCAGATAGACCTGCCTGATGAAAAGCCAGCATGCTTGCACATCTTGTTCAAGTCTCCAAATTCAAAGCGTTTATACATAGTAGACAGAAAATTGGTACTAAATGgtggcaagaaaaaaagactgaagtgCTGCAATGCACCCAACCTGGACTGGAGTTAAGATAGGACttccaattttttttacttcttcccAACATTCAGAGCTGCAGATGAGCACTAAACTTCACACAACCTTTTCCGTCTCGCCTCTGCCATTGTCtcaaagctgcaggcagaggcaggacaaCATTTAGTACACTGCCTCTTTTATGTAGTTCCCTGAAAACATCAGATATCCCGATAACCCTCAAACTACAGAATGGAAAAGGGCTGTTTAGGAATACAGCATTCATCTTTACTACATACTGAATCATAAAAATATGAACAAGTTTACTTTGTCCAGAAGAGACTCCTACCTCTGAGGTGTTTTACAACTATTTTTTGTGATATATCTAGCAAGACTATTCCTTCACTACAGACAAAATAGAGATTATCTTAACTATCCTTACTGATACAAATTGCATCCAGCAGAATATATCTGGAAAGGACAGGCACACTAGGGGAAACCAGGTACAATGAGAAGCGGGAAAAAGAACCCAAGAGTTCCCAGTAATATTTACTAGAAGACTGCTTCGATGCTATGAAGGTAAATATTATAGGAAATCATGTGACAGgtgaactgtatttttatgtacagacatatacatacatatctcttttctgtgcttttgggAATGAGCTCCTTACTCTTTCAGATTTGGTCCACAAATTATGAAATCAAATGTACTTTATCCTACTTGAACTGCTTTAATTCTGACTGCTTTCCCAAAACAGCCTAGGTGCTATCACAACAGCCCATTCTAACAAGCTTAGgtgttgaaagaaaattatgccCAACTCCAAATACTAAGGCAGAGAAGCTCATGCAGGATGGAAGAGGGAATTGAGAGGGCTCCCTGCTGGACAGGGTACAAGTATATaacctttccttcccttcctcaccATTTAGCTAGTGAGAATATAAACTCTAGGAAACTACTAGGCTTTGCTCTAGACATATGAAAGCCTGAAATTAACTATGACTTGCACAACACTCTGCTAACTACTGGATCGTTTTATTTCTTACCATGGTATGCTTTTGTACAGGTTcccttttatgtttttatttcttacttctTAATTAAATGCATTAATCAAACCTCTAGGACTCATTTTTATATTTCGGTAtataaaatgaatgttttctgaAGACCAGGGGGATCACATTCTGAACAGGATTTGCTGTAATCCTCCCGTTATTCTTTTGGCCTTTTGCTATATCTTGACTTCCTGCTCAGCAGCTTACTTGGTAAATACCTTGCCCAAGATCACAAAATCCCTTTTTCTCACTTGCTATTCAGCCTTTTGCCTGAAATCCCTTTCATTTCCAGAACCCACCTGCTAGCTACTAAAATTTGAGTTTCTGCTTTCTACATGTTTCATTGGATGAGGAATTCTGTTCTTCATCCCATTTCCCACCTCCTAAAAGACTATTTCTTAAAGCTTCTTCTGTACCTTTCCAAGCTTTACCTCTCGTGTACAACTAACTGACCACTCTCAACATCTCGCTACTGTATCAATAACATTCTGATAAAACTTTCAGAGCTCCTGCTCTATCTTACCTGCCAGCATTCTTCACAAAACCCAGGTCAGCAAGTGCTACATCACAGAGCTCACAGCGGAAACATTCTGGGTGCCAGTTATTGTTCATCGCCTTGATAACACGTCCAATAATGAATTCAcctgcaaaaggaaagcaacacCTTGAGATGCATGCAGAAAGCAGTCTTATCAAAAGTATGCTGCCCTAATCCTTCCAACTTTAATTCCACAAGAACTATTACAGTCTAACTTTGAAAACCCTAATTATAAACCTAATTATTCCCACAACCAGGATACCCTAAATCACTGCTGGTATcatgctttgtttccttctagAGCTTCTGCTCCTTAAAATGACCTCAACAATCCCAGGCCAGGGCTGGATGGATGTCACTGCAACGGTGGGAGGTTTGCATGGCCCTGTAGCTGTTACCCTACAGTGTTGACATGCACCACATCTTACCACATTCCCCGCAGCAAGGAGCAAACAGCATCTGAAAGTCATGCTCACAGTACTTCCGACCTTCAAACTGCAAACAAGAGAGAAGGAGTCCTCATGAGTAACTGAGCTACTCTTACGTCTTGATTTACTCATGTAATTCAGAGCTACCCCTCCCACATGAGGCTAAAACTCACAGCAAATTAAGAATGCAGCATGTTTAAAAGAATGTGCTATTCAAAATATGTGCTTGCACGTATTCTGTAAAAACAATTCAacctaatttttaaatagattcACCAATTTCAGTTGCCCAATTGGAAAAGTTTAGTATaaaaagtctaaaaaaaaagacaaaaaaccacTTATGCCTAATGAAatattaagaaacattttctattttccttttgaaatgcCTCTTACTCGAAGAGCAAGCATACAGTTTTTGTTGTTACTGATATATAGGAAGGAGcgtgtgagaagaaaaaaaaagcaaatgaagtctgaagccctttaaaaaaacaatcaacAAAGGTTTAGGGCTAAGAAATTAAACATGCAAGAAAGATGGAAATTCATATTTCTGCCAGAATTTTCACCTAATTCCttgcattttaattcagttgtttctcttctcttaCACACAGTATGAGAACTCACCTCATAAAAAAGTCCATCTGGGAACTGACGAAAACACTGAGCACAGACAAAGCAGTTTTCATGATAGAGCTCCCCATTGCTGTTCACAATCCTTTCTGCAGGATCAAATCGAGTCTGGCAGCGTTCACATACTGCATTTGCGAGAGCATCAGACATATTACTGGAATAAAGACAGGAATAAGAACATGAGCAATGTCACAGCCAATCACATGAGTATAATCATATCATCCAAGTTTCCCCAACATCTATGAACGCAACATTTCCACTTCTTTAAACTTCcttttacatgaagaaaaaaaaaaaaaggtcaatgAGTCAATTCAGCACTGACATCAGTTAGAAATAATGTTCTTGCAACTCACACGTGGCAGAATAAGCTCATGTTGCAGACTTACCTACTGCATGCTTTCGGCTGCTTCACCAGTCTTTTGCCCCATTATGTCATCCTGCTAATAGCTCACACCAAATATccacaattttaaataaatcagtagTTCAGAGTAGCAAACACAATGATCCTGACTTCATAGGATTTCTGGTCCTGGGATGTGCACCTCTGAGGATTTTCTGGTGTGTAATAAGCACTGATATCCAGCTGCAGTCTCCCCTTCGTTGCAGGAATTAACAGCATTTCCCCCTCTACCCAGCAGCTTATGTGCACAAGAGtaataggaaaataattgcATACAATGCCTCTGTCCTCCTAATAAATCAGTTGAAACTGTCAAAGTGTTAAAAAGGTATGGGTAGAGAGAAGTCTCTCTGGCTGGTTTGGGAAATAGATTAACTTCATTTCCTCAGAAAgtgaagctaaaaaaaaaaaccccaaaaccacactgACAAATCATGTAAAAGGCATTTCCTCTATCTCACCTAAAATGCAGAACAACCCTAACCTCTTTCACAAAACTTTCACGCTTGCCATCATGGTAATCTAAGTTCTCTATATACTAGGagaatgcagttttaaaatcatATATCATATGATTTTATAATAtaatcaaaagaagaaaaaattataagcAAAGAGTCTCGGTTTCTTGTTGCAATGGGACCTTTCTTTTAACCACCAGACTATCCAGTGATACATAAATTCAATATTGCTACACTTATAGGTGTAGAAAACCTATTGTATGCCTTCTGGGCACCTTCTGAATTCTCTGACTGGAAAGATAGCAATTTTATAGGTGGGAGTACAAAAAATTTCTACCATGTTACAAATCtcttaaatatttgtgtaaTAGTTTTCCTGAAGCACATAACGTATACATAAAATGAATGATAGCTTggtttaaaagatttttttctttctttttatattcaAAGCTACTCTGAACTGAACTGCCATTGCCATTGTTATTCTACCACCTGACATGCTGCTTTCCACACCTCTTCatagaaaacagtaaaatcCACATGTTCCACTAGCAGAAGgttctttttcctctggttAGAGACACCCCTACAAAAACACACCACTGTTTGTACGCCAGGGCTTTGTGCTCTGAGCACAACTAAAAGGAGCAGGtagcagtgcaggcagcagcacaggcagcagcctcaTACTC from Falco peregrinus isolate bFalPer1 chromosome 12, bFalPer1.pri, whole genome shotgun sequence encodes:
- the GPR17 gene encoding uracil nucleotide/cysteinyl leukotriene receptor, which codes for MNGPADPSSLLFNCSNQSNFSLETSEQCGKETHLENILFATFYFLDFILAFVGNALALWLFLRDQKSGTPANIFLMHLAVADLSFVLVLPTRLVYHFSGNHWPFGEIPCRLTGFLFYLNMYASIYFLMCISVDRFLAIVHPVKSIKLRRSLYAHLACAFLWVVVGVAMAPLLLSVQTVEMKNTTICLQLYREKASRHALVSLAVAFTFPFVTTVTCYLLIIQSLKSGNRVEKHLKEKAIKMIIMVLMIFLICFVPYHVNRYIYILHYNGTKTSCETQRILALSNRITSCLTSLNGALDPVMYFFVAEKFREALCNLFCVKKTVMLPQTYEGKTNESSLSAKSEL